CTTGCGCACGAAGCGGCGGACGTCGATGGCGGTGACCAGCGCGCAGCAGGCGCTGCCGCTGCGTTCCACCGAGGCCAGGATCTGGGCGACGATGGCCTGGTTTTCTTCCGGGCTGAGCGCGGAGTAGGAGCCGGCCGAGGTCTGGCGTATCGATTCGCGCATCATTTGCTCGATGTGGCCGCCTATCACCCAGGCGCTGATCCATGGCTGGCCGCGGCGGTAGAGGCCGACGATGTGGCGCTTCAGCGCCAGCCGCGCGTATTCGGTCAACATCACCGGGTCTTTCTCGCGCGGCGCCCATTCCGCCAGCGCCTCGAAAATGGCGCGCAGGTCGCGGATGGAAATGCCTTCGGCCACCAGCCGCTGCAGCACGTCGGCCACGCGGCCGACCGGCAGCTGGCGTTGCAGCTCCTTCACCAGTTCGCTGTAGCGCTGCTCCATCTGGTCCATCAGGTAGCGGGCTTCCTGCACGCCGATCAGCTCGGCGGCGTAGCGGTCCAGCGCCAGCGACAGCGGGTGGATGATGCGTTGATGATCGCGGTGCAGCACGTGGCCCAGCGCGGCCAGGCTGGTCTCCTGCTCCGGCGCCGCCCATTGCAGCTGGTGGCCGCCGAAGGGCAGCGGGTCGCGGGCGGCGGCCTGGGGCAGCGGGCCGCCGGCGGCGTCGGCCAGCAGCAACGGACGCAGCTCCAGCGTCAGCACGGTTTCCTGGTAAAGCTGGAAGGCGAACTGCCGCGGCGGCAGCGCGGCGTCGGCCTGGATCGCGATGTCGGGCAGCGGCAGGCCCAGCCGCTCCAGCTTCTGCTGGCGCAGCTCCGCCAGCGCGCGCGGCAGCGCGCCGTCGCGGGCGAGCTCGGGATGCAGCCGCAGCAGCAGCGGGATCGCGCCGATCGCCGGGGCGGCCTCGCCGCCGTCGGCGTCGGGGCCGGCCAGCGGCGAGGCCGTCCCGGCGACGGCGCCGCCGTCCCGGGCGGCGCGGCGCGACAGCCAGAACGCGCCGCCGGCGACGCAGGCGGCCAGGCCGAGGAAGACGGCGACGGGAAAGCCCGGCAGGCAGGCGAACAGCGCTAATACCGCCGCGACGATCCACAGCGCGCGGCGCTGGCGCAGAATCTGGCCGGACAATTCGCTGGCCAGGTCCTGCCGGGTTTCGCCCGGCACGCGGGTGACGATGATGCCGGCGGCGATGGAGATCAGCAGCGCCGGGATCTGGGCGATCAGGCCGTCGCCCACCGACAGGATGGCGTAGGTGGCGGCGGCCTCGCCGGCGCTCATTTCGTGCATGAACACGCCGACCGCGATGCCGCCGAAGATATTGACCAGGATGACGATGATGGAGGCGATGGCGTCGCCCTTGACGAATTTCATCGCGCCGTCCATCGCGCCGTAAAGCTGGCTTTCCTTTTGAACCAGCAGGCGCTGCTGGCGGGCCTGGGCCGCGTCGATGATGCCGGCGCGCATGTCGCCGTCTATGCTCATCTGCTTGCCGGGCATCGCGTCCAGCGAGAAGCGGGCGCTGACTTCGGCCACGCGCTCCGCGCCCTTGGTGATGACGATGAATTGCACCACGGTGATGATGGCGAACACGATCAGGCCGACGGCCAGGCTGCCGCCGACGGCGAAGCTGCCGAAGGTGTAGACGATTTCGCCGGCATCATGCTGCAGCAGGATCAGCCGGCTGGTGCTGATGGTCAGCGCCAGCCGGTACAGGGTGGTGATCAGCAGCACGGCGGGGAAGGCGGAGAACTCCATCGGCTCGCGGATGTACACCGCCATCATCAGCAGGGTGATGGACAGGGCCAGATTCACCGCGATCAGCACGTCCACCAGCAGCGTGGGCAGCGGCACGATCATCATGAAGATGGCCAGCAGCAGCATCGCCGCCAGCACCACGTCCTGGCGGCCGGCCAGCTTTCTCAGCCAGTCATCGAGCTTCATGCCCGCCCTCCGCCGCGCGGTCCATCAACTGCAGCTGGCGCCGGCTCAGCCAGGCCCAGCGCTCGGCGCCGCTGCCGGCGGGCGCCGTGGCGGCCAGCCACAGGCAACCGCGCGCCAGCCACGCGCGCTGCGGCGCGCCGTCGCCGGCCTCGGGCAGCAGCAGCGCCAGCAGGCGCAGCAGCGACGGCAGCCGCTCCGCCTCCGGCAACGGCCGGCGCAGGCTGAGCTGGGCGCGGCCGTCCGCCAGCGCTTCCAGGCCGCAGTTGTCGCGGCCCAGGCGCAGCGTCAGCCGGGCCGAACCGGGCGCGCCTCGTCCGTCCATCAGCCGCAGCCAGTGTTCGGCTTGCCTTTGCCATTGCAGGTCCATCCCGGTCTTCCTAGTCGCAGAGATGGCTGGCATCTTGCCGCCGCGGCCGCGGCCGCCCCATCGGGCCAACACCTGAATCCCGGGCGCGGGCGGCCGCCTTTCAGGTGTTGGCCCGATGGGGGGAAAAGAGGCGGCCGCGGACAATGCCGGCCATCTCTTAGACGGAGCCTGAGATGGCGCTCGCAGATCAATCGGTGCAGTTGATCCTGACCCTGGCGGTGCTGTCCCTGATGCCGCTGCTGGTGGTGATGGGCACCTCCTTTCTCAAGCTGGCGGTGGTGTTTTCCCTGCTGCGCAACGCGCTGGGCGTGCAGCAGATTCCGCCCAACATCGCGCTGTACGGCCTGGCGCTGATCCTGACGCTGTTCATCATGGCGCCGGTGGGGCTGTCGGTGCAGGCCAGGATGGCGGCCGCGCCCGGCGATGCCCAAGCCTCGCTGCTGTCTCGGCTGTCGGACGACACCCTGGACCCGTACCGGCAATTCCTGAAGCGGCACGCCGCCCCGGCGCAGCAGCGCTTTTTCCGCGACGCCGCGCGCAAGAGCTGGCCGGAGGCGGCGCGCGACCGAGTCAGCGACGACTCCCTGCTGCTGCTGATGCCGGCTTTTGCCGTCAGCCAGCTGATCGAGGCGTTCAAGATCGGCCTGCTGTTGTTCCTGCCCTTCATCGCCATCGACCTGATCGTTTCCAACGTGTTGCTGGCGATGGGGATGATGATGGTGTCGCCGATGACGGTGTCGCTGCCGTTCAAGCTGCTGGTGTTCGTGCTGGCGGGCGGCTGGGACAAACTGCTGGGACAGCTGCTGCTGTCCTATCGCTGAGGAGGCTGCGATGGGACAGGCTCAGGTGATGCAGTTGGCCAGCGAGCTGCTGTGGCTGGTGTTGTTGTTGTCGCTGCCGGTGGTGCTGGTGGCTTCGGCGGTGGGCTTGCTGGTCAGCCTGCTGCAGGCGTTGACCCAGATCCAGGACCAGACGGTGGCCTTCCTGGTGAAGCTGGTGGCCGCCTGCGTCACGCTGGCGCTCACCCACCACTGGATGGGGCAGGCGCTGCTGCGCTACGCCGAGCGCAGCTTTTCGCTGATCTCGAAGATGGGAGGCTAGGGTGGCGGAGCTGGAGCGCTGGTGGCCGCTGCTGGGCGTAGCGCTGGCCAGGCCGCTGGGGGCGATGCTGCTGATGCCGCTGTTCGGCCCGTCCATGCTGGGGGGCACGCTGATCCGCAACACCCTGGCGCTGATGGCGGCGATGCCGGCGCTGCCCTGGTTGGCCGGCGCGGCGCTGCCCAACCCGATGCTGGCGCCCGGCGCGTATGTCTGGCTGCTGTGCGGCGAGCTGGCGATCGGGCTGCTGCTGGGTTTCTCCGCCGCGCTGCCGTTCTGGGCGGCCGACGCCGCCGGCTTCGTGCTGGACACGTTGCGCGGCGCGTCGATGGCCGGGGTGCTCAACCCCTTGCTGGGCGGCCAGTCGTCGCCGACGGGCGCGCTGCTGTCGCAGCTCTTGGCCACGTTGTTCCTGATCCTGGGCGGCTTCCACGCCTTCCTGTCCGCGCTGTACGCGTCCTATCTGCAACTGCCGCCGGGCGCGGGCTGGCAGTGGTCGTCCGGCTTCCTGCCCCTTTTGCTGCGCGAATGGCGCGAGTTGTACACGCTGGCGCTGGGCTTCGCGCTGCCGGCGGTGGTTGTGATGGTGCTGGTGGACCTGGCGCTGGGCCTGATCAACCGCTCGGTGCAGCAATTGAACGTGTTCTCGTTGTCGATGCCGATCAAGAGCGCGCTGGCGCTGTTGATGCTGATCATCGCGCTGCAGTTCAGCCTGAGCGGCGCGCTGGATCGCTTCGCCGGCTTTGACGGCGGGCTGGCGCGCCAGCTGGAGCCGGCGCGGCCGTGAGCGAGAAGACCGAACAGCCGACCGCCAAGCGCATCCGCGACGCGCGCGAGGAGGGACAGGTCGCCAAAAGCCAGGAGATCAACGCGCTGGTGCAGCTGGGCGTGCTGCTGCTGTGGCTGGCGGCCGAAGGGCCGGCGCTGTACCAGGGCTTCGGCGCCGCGCTGACGCTGGCGGCGGGCGATATCAACCTGCCGCTGGTGGACGCGCTGCAGCGCTCGCTGGAGCTGCTGGCCTGGCTGGCGCTGCGCTTCGTGGTGGGCATGGCCGGCATGGTGGCGCTGGCGCTGACGCTGACCGGCCTGCTGCAGTCGGGTTTTCTGTTCGCGCCCAAGGCGCTGCATCCGTCCGGCGAGCGCATCAATCCGCTGTCCAACATCAAGCAGATTTTCTCGATGCGCAATCTGTTCGAGTTCGCCAAGATGCTGCTCAAGGTGGGCGTGCTGGGGCTGACTTTCGCCTACCTGATCAAGCGCTACGCTTTCTCATTCGCCCACCTGCAGCAGGCGGGGCTGGCGGCGGGCTTCGCGGTGTGCGTGCAGATGGGGCAGTGGATGTGGATGATCCTGCTGGCGGCGACGGCGGTGTTCTCGGTGGCCGACTACGCGATGCAGCACCACCAGCTGCGCAAGCAGCTGATGATGTCGCGGGAGGACATCAAGCAGGAATTCAAGAACGCCGAAGGCAGCCCCGAGATCAAGCACAAGCGGCGAGAGCTGCACCGCGAAGTGCAGAGCGGCAGCCTGGCCGGCAAGGTGGCGCAGTCGTCAGTGGTGGTGCGCAACCCGCGCCACCTGGCGGTTTGCCTGCGCTACCAGGCGGGGGAGACGCCGTTGCCGCAGGTGCTGGCGCAGGGGCGCGACGCGATGGCGCTGCACATCGTGGCGCTGGCTGAGGCCCGCGGCGTGCCGGTGGTGGAGAACGTGCCTTTGGCGCGGGCGCTGGTCGCCGCCACCCAGCCCGGCGACTACATTCCGCAGCCGCTGTTCCGCGCGGTGGCGCAGCTGCTGGCCATGCTGCGGGAGCAGGCCGAGGCGGAAGGAGACGGCGATGGCTAAGCCGGCGCTGGCCTGGCTGATGTTGGCGCTGGCCTGGCCGGCCGCCGCGGAGCCGCTGCGTTGGTATCGGGTGCCGGCCGGGGCGTCGCCGCCGTCGGCCGAGGCCGCTTTGCCTGAGCCGCCGCCGCAGGAGCGCGCCGCCTTGCCCTATGCCGACTTGATCGCCGAGGCCGCGGCCGAGCACGGCCTGGACCCGTTGCTGTTGCACGCGGTGGTGTCGGTGGAGTCCGGTTACCGCGCCGACGCGCTGTCGGCCAAAGGCGCGCGCGGGCTGATGCAGGTGATGCCCGCCACCGGCTTGCGCTTCGGCAAGGCTGAGTTGTGGGAGCCACGCTACAATCTGCAAGCCGGCGCAGCCTATCTGGGCTGGCTGCTGCGCCGTTTCGGCGGGAGGCTGGAACTGGCCCTGGCCGGCTATAACGCCGGCGAGGGCGCGGTGCGGCGGCATGGCGACGCCATCCCGCCCTATGCCGAAACCCGCGCCTATGTGGTCAAAGTGCTGGACCGCTACCGGCAACTGCGCGGCGGCGGGATCGTTTTCCCCGCCGCGCCAGTCCATCCCCTTCGCCCCGCGACCGATTTCGACCGCTTGCTGCGGCTGCTGACCGGCGGTCCGCGCCGATCTTAGGAGCATCGATGAGGTTCAAGTATCGCCAGTTGTTGGTTCATCGACCGTGGAAGTCCTCGCTGCCGTTCCGGCTGTGTCTGGTGCTCTGCGCGGCCATCGTGCTGTTCTGGACGCTGAGCACCGGCCTGGTGCTTTTTTTTGAATACCGCGAGGCGCGCAGCACGCTGCTGAGGCGGGTGGAGATGCAGGCGACGACGAGGGCGGTGAAGCAGAGCGAAGAGCTGCGCGGGATCGCCCGCGAGGTGCACACCCTGCACCGGCTATGGCGGGCGCTGCCGGAAAACGCAGGCCGCGTCCCGCAGCAATACCTGGCGGCGCGCTACAGCGCCGACGTGCCCGGCCACGCCGGCCGCGAGCCGCATCTGCGGCGGGCGATGGCCTTTGTCGAAGCCTTCGGCGGCACTTGCCTGGGCAATTTGATCAACACCTTCGCCCTGCTGGACAGCGGCGTGGTGTTTTCCAGCGCCAGCCCGCAGGGGCAGTGCGGCGAGGACGATCCGATGCGGGCGCACCTGGCCGAATTGCGCAGCCACCCGGCGCGCGCCGGCATGCTGTGGGGCAAGCCTTATCAGATGCCAAACGGCGAATGGCGAATGCTGGTGGGCGAGCCGGATACTGCCAGCGGGGTAGTGATTGGAGTCACGGTGCGCTTGACGGCGTTGTTCGACGTCGGCCATCTGGACGCGCTGGACGAGGGCGTGTTCGCCATTCTGGATGACGAGGGCAAGCTGCTGACGCCATTGCCCAAGCCGCTGTCCAAGGAGCTGCTGAAACCGTTGCCCGACTGTTATGTGCCGGTGTCGCGGCGGCTGGATGACTTTCGCGCCGTCTGCTTGAGAATGGAGCTGACCGGCTGGCGGCTGATCCATCTGTATCCAGCCGGCCGGCTGACCGAGCAGGCGATGTCGGTGCTGCCGCGCTACCTGCCGATGGCGGTGCTGATCCTGGTGTTGCTGATGGGGCTGCTGTACCTGGTGTTGCAGCGCAGCCTGGGCCGGACCCTGGACTGTTTCGTCAAAACCATCAGCCCGCGCGCGGCGGTGGGTTGCCAGCAGAGGCTGTCCGAGGAGCGGGAGGATGAGCTGGGCCAGATCGCCCGCGCCTACAACCGGCTGTTGAACGCGGTGCAGGCGCAGTACGCGGAGCTGGAGGCCAAGGTGGTGGAGCGCACCCAGGCGCTGGAGGAGGCCAGGCGGCGCGCGGAGCGGGCCAACGCCGAGAAGAGCGAGCAGATCAACAGCATCAGCCACGAGATCCGCACTCCGTTGAATGGGCTGGTGGGCGCGCTGATGCTGCTCAAGCGCAGCGATTGCGACGACTCGCAGCGAGACCTGGTGGACACCTCGCTGAAATGCTCCGGCCACCTGCTGGAGATCATCAACAACTTGCTCGACTTCTCCCGCATCGAGTCCGGCCACATGGTGGTCACCGCGGCCAGCGAGGATGTGCTGATGGTGGTGGACCAGGCGATGCTGACCGTGCAGCTGCAGGCGCTGGACAAGCGGCTGACGCTGCGCACCGAGATCGCGGCCAGCTGTCCGCGGGCGCTGTGCACCGACGGCCTGCGGCTTAGGCAGATCCTGATCAATCTGCTGGGCAACGCGGTGAAGTTCACGCCGGCGGGCGAGGTGGCGTTGAAAGTGTGGAGCGAGAGGGAGCGGATCTGCTTCAGCGTGCGCGACTCCGGTCCCGGCATCGAGCCTGAAAAGCAGTGCGAAATCTTCACCGCCTTCATGCAGATAGACAGCCATGTGGCGGGCAGCGGCCTGGGCCTGCCCATCGCCCGCAGCCTGGCGCAGCTGTTGGGCGGCAATCTGTTCCTGGCGCCTTCGGATCGCGGCGCCTGTTTCCAATTGGAGTTGCCGTTGGGGGAGTCCCGGCCGGAGCCGGCGGCCGATCGCGGCCCCATCGTCGCGCCGGCGCGGCTGCACGCGCAGCTGAGCGCCTGGGGCTATCAGCCGCAGGAGGGCGAGAATCCCTGTCTGGAAGCGCAGGAGCTGGCTTATCTGCCGGCGCGGCTGCTGCAGTGGCTGGAGCCTTCGGTGCCGCTGCCGCCGACCGCCGACGAAGCCTGCATGCCTCTGTCTGCCTGGAGCCTGAACGTGCTGGTAGTGGACGACGTGGACACCAACCGGGACATCATAGGCCGCATGCTGAGGCAGATGGGGCACGACAGCTGCGGCGCCTCAGGAGGCGAGGAGGCGCTGGAGCAGGGGCGCGCGCGGGTGTTCGACCTGATCCTGATGGATATGCGCATGCCGGGCATGTCCGGCGCGGAGGCGATGAGGCGGTGGCGCGATCCGGGAATGGGCATGCTGGACCCGGATTGCCCCATCTTCGTGCTGACCGCCAATGCCCAGCCTGGCGAGCGCGAGCGCCTGTTGACCGCTGGCTTCAACGAGTATCTGACCAAGCCGGTGTCGCTGGCGACCCTGGGCAGGGCGCTGGAACTGGCGGCGGACATGCAGCTGTGCCGCGGCATGGAACTGGCGCCCAATACCGGGATGGCCAAGCCCATGCTGCTTAGCGACGCTTCGCTGCTGGAGAGGCTGGGCGCGGAGCTGCGGTATTACTACCAGAAGCTGGGCGCGGCGTTGCTTGCGCGCAACATCGCCGAATGCCTGGGCTTGCTGCACACGCTGAAGGGGCTGGCCGGACAGGCCGGGCTGGAGCAGGTCCAGCGCGAGAGCGAACGCTGGGAAAACAGCCTGCGCCACGCGGTGGCGCCGCGGCAAGAGAGCTGGATCGCGCTGGGCGTGCTGATCGAACAGTCGCTGGCCAGAATGGTTTAGCGCCGGGCCGGCGCGGAGAGGGATTACAGTTCGATCAGGCCCAGGCGGCGAGCCCAGTTGCTCAATTCGGCGCCGTTGTGCGCGTCCAGCTTGCGCATCAGGTTGAGACGATGGGTTTCCACGGTTTTCAGGCTGATGGACAGCAATTCGGCGACGTCGCGGTTGCGGTGCCCCTCCGCCACCAGTTTCAGCACCTGGCGCTCGCGGCTGGTCAGCGGAGGGGTGTCGCCGGATTGCGGCATGGGCTGCAGCGTGTCCAGCCGCAGGGCGGGATCGCAATAGCTCTTGCCCAGCGCCGCGTATTGCAGCGCGGCCAGCAGCACTTGCTGCGGGCTTTGCTTCAGCACATAGGCCAGCGCGCCGGCGTCCAGCGCGGCGCGGCCGCGCTGGGTGTCGTTGGAGGCGGTGACCACCACCACGCGCAGCGCAGGCCAGCGCCGGCGCAACTGATGCAGCACGTCGAGGCCGTCCATGCCGGGCAGGCCCAGGTCCAGGATGACCATATCCGGCTCCAGCTGGCGGCAGGCGTCGCCGACCGCCAGGCCATCGGTGACCGCGCCGACCACCTGATAGCGCGGCTGGCCGGCGAGCAGGTTGCGGATGCCGTCGATCAGCAGGGAGTGATCCTCGACGATCAGCACTCGCAATGGGTGAACGCTGACGAAACTCATTGAAGATGCTCTTTAAAATATGACGGTAACTTTACCATTTTTCTAAAGGTTCAGGTATAGACCGGAGAGGCCGGAACAAGCGGTTTTGGCAAGATCAAGGGATCATGAGCAAAGCATTTGATCCCGCGCAGACGCTGCGCTGGCTGTCGCGGCGGCTGGCTTCTCCCCAGTGGTCGCAAGGCGGCCTGGCGCTGGAGGGCGCGCTGGGCGAGCGGCCGGCGCGCGCCAGGCGCTTCGACGACGGCCCGACGCTGGCGCTGAGGCTGGAGGCGGGCGAGGACGATGCGCGGCGCGTCTGCCTGTCGCTGGCGGCCACGGAGGAAGCGCTGGACGACGCGGCTTACCTGGCCGGCGGCCGGCTGTGGCTGCTGCGGCGCTATCCCCCCTGTCTGACCGAAACCGAGCTGGAATTGCTGCTCAAGCAGCAACTGGCGCTGGCCCAGTTGCTGGAGCGCAAGCCGGAGGGCCAGGCCGCGGCGCGGCCGCTGCCGGGGAGCTACGCATGAGGCGCGCATTCTCGGTTGCGCTTTTCGCGCTGGCGATGCCCGCCTTGGCCATGCCCATCCCCTGGCGCGGCGCGCCGTTCTTTTTGTCCAGCAACGACACTTCGCTGGCCGCCGCGCTGAAGGACCTGGGCGCCAATTACGGTTTGCCGGTGGTGGTCAGTCCCAAGATAGACGCCCGCTACGCCGGCCGGCTGCGCGATGTGCCGCGCGGCAGCGCGCTGGCCGAACTGACGCGTCTCTACCAGTTGCTGCCCTATTACGACGGCCACGCGCTCTATGTCTACCGCACCCAGGAAGTGGACCAAGCGTTGCTGACGCCGGCTTATATGGACGGCGGCCAACTGGCGGCGCTGATTTCCGCCAGCGGGCTGCTGGACGGCGCCGGCTGCCGGCTGCACGGCGTGGGCGCCGCCAACGCGCTGCAGATCAGCGGCGTGCCGATCTGCCTGGCCCGGGTGAAGGAGCTGGCCAAGCAACTGGACCAGCAGCATCTGAACCAGGAGCAGAACCGGGAAACGGTGCGCCTGTTTCCGCTGCGCTACGCCAGCGCCGCGGACAACCATTACGCCTATCGCGGCCAGTCGGTGACGGTGCCCGGCGTGGTGTCGGTGCTGCGGGAGATGGCGCAGGGGCGGGCGTTGCCGCTGCCTGACAACAAGAACCCCGCGCCGGCCGATCCCGGCGGCCTGCCGATGTTTTCCGCCGACACCCGCCAGAACGCGGTGCTGGTGCGCGACCGCAACAAGAACATGGCCTTGTACGCCGACCTGATTCCCAAACTGGACAAGCAGCCGATGCTGATCGAAATCTCGGTGGCCATCATCGACGTCAATACCGCCGACATCGACGCGCTGGGCATCGACTGGTCGGCCTCGGCCCGCATCGGCGGCGGCACCGTCAGCTTCAACAGCGGGCAATTGGCCAGCGACAGTTTTTCCTCGCTGGTGGCGGACTCCGGCAACTTCATGCTGAGGCTGAGCGCGCTGGAGCAGCAAGCCAAGGCCAAGGTGGTGTCGCGGCCGTCGGTGGTGACGCTGGACAATGTCCAGGCGGTGCTGGACCGCAGCATCACTTTCTACACCAAGCTGGTCAGCGAGAAGAGCGCCTCGCTGCAAGGCCTGACCTCCGGCGCGCTGATGCGGGTGACGCCGCGGCTGATCCGCGAAAGCGGGGCCGAGCGGGTGTTGCTGACGCTGAACATTCAGGATGGACGGCAGCAGGGTTACAACCCCGAAAATTTACCGTTGGTGCAAAACGCCGAAATCGCCACCCAGGCCACGCTGAACCTGGGACAGGCGCTGCTGTTGGGCGGCTTCGTCCAGGACGAGCGCATCGAGGATGTGCGCAAGATACCGCTGTTGGGCGACCTGCCGTTGATAGGCGGCTTGTTCCGCAGCCGGACACAGAACGACCGCAGCGTGGTGCGGCTGTTCCTGATCAAGGCCGAGCCGCGCTCGCCGGCTTGAGGAGTGCGATATGGAAGCCCGTTACAAGCTCAGGCTGCTCAACGGCGCGCTGGCCGGCAGGGAGCTGCCGCTGCCGGAGGGCGCGTTCACCATCGGAACGGGAGACTGCGACCTGTTGTTGCCGCTGGACGGCGGCGCCGAGGCGGCGCTGGAGGTGTCGGAGGGCGGCGTGGCGCTGCATGGCGGCGCGCCGTGCTGGGTCGAGGGCGAGCGCCTGCCGTTCGGCCCGCTGCCGCTGGATGTGGGCCTGGATCTGGCGGGCCTGCATTGCGCGCTGGGAGCGGCCGACGCCGATCTGGAACGCATCCAGGTCGCGCCCAGGCGGCTGCGGGCGTCTGCCAGGCGCGGCGCTGGCGCCGCCGCGCTGGCGCTGGCGCTGGGCTTGGGTGGCGCGGCCTGGCTGTGGCCGTCGCCCGCGCCGCCGCCCTCGCCCAGAGAGTGGCTGCCGCAGGCGCTGCGCGAGGTGCCGGGCGTCAGCGCGCGCTGGCTGGGCGGCGACGCATTGCTGCTCTCCGGCAACTGCCGCGACAGCGCCAAGCTGGCCGCGCTGGCCGGCCGCTTGCGGGAGGCGGGCGTGAGATTGCGGCAGGAGGCGGTGTGCGACGACGAGCTGCTGCGCTCGGTGCGCGCGCTGTTGGCAGCCTACGGTTACCCGGAAGTGGAGGTGGAGTTGGCAGCCGGACGGCGGGCGCGGATAGACGGGCCGGTGAGCAACGACGAACGTTTCGCCGGCTTGGCGCGGGCGCTGGACGGTCTCGTCGGCCTGAGCGGCTGGCAGCTGTCCGACCGCGGCGCCGAGCAACTGGCGCGGCTGACGGCGCGCTTGACCGAAGCGGGCGTGCTGTCCGGCTTGAGCATCGAGCGCAACGGCCGGGGCTGGCTGCTGTCCGGCCAACTGCCGGCTGAGTATCAGTCCAGGCTGATGGAGGCGCTGGACGCGCTCAACGCCGGGCTGGAACCGGCCGCGCGGCTGCGCTTCGTCGCGGCCGCCAGCGCGGCCGACGCGCGCGCCTACCTGCCCGCTGCGCTGGCCGGCATCGGCGGCAATGCCGGGGCGCCCTATCTGATCCTGGCCAACGGCATGCGGCTGCCGCTGGGCAGCATGGCCAAGCGCGGCATGAAGGTGGTGGGCATCTCGCCGTCCGGCGCGACGTTGTCGGGCGGGCAGCGTCTGCTGTTCCTGCCATTGAACCCCTGAGGAGAGGGAATGGACCATACCCTGACCCGGCTGGAGGACGAACTGGCCGAAGACGCGGCCGGGCTGGCCCTGCGCGCCCGAACGCGGGAGCTGGAAGCGTGGGCCGCGGAGCTGGGCGGCGAATTGCGCCGGCCGCAAACCGCCGAGCGCTACGCCAGCCTGGAGCGGCAGCGCCGCGCCTGCCTGGCGGCGCTGCGGGTGCTGGACGCGGTGTGGCGGCGCGGCCACTGGGATGGCGGCCAACTCAGGTCCAGACCCGATTGGGCTGTCCGACAGTCTGGCGCATGATCCCCGCCATGGTGACACTGAAGGAGTGGGCGATGTCCCGATTGCACATCATCCTGAACCGCCAGGCCGGGTTATTGCGAATAGACGGCCAGGCCTGGCTGCAAGAGGCTTCCAGCCTGACGCTGTACGCCGGATCGTCGGCGCTGGACGTGCCGTCTTACGCCTGCGGTCCGTCGGAGCTGCAGCCTATCTGCCGCGATCTGGAGCATCTGATGTCCGGCGACGCGCCGGCGGCGGCGAGGAAGCCGGAGCCGCGCATGGTGTCTGCCGGGCCGGAGCTGCTGCTGGCGGTGTCGCAGCTGGCGCAGGCGGACTTGGGCGCGATGCTGCGCTTCGCGCTGGCTTACTGCCTGACGGTGGACAAGGCCCAATGCTCGGCCTTGCTGCGACATCTTCTGCGGCCGGACCAGGACCTGTTCGACTTCATCCACCGCCACCGGCTGCGCGCGTGGCCAGTGGAGTGCTACGCCGATGCGCTGGGCTTGCCGCCGCGCAAGTTCAATCAGCTGTTCAAGGAAAAGTTCGGCGTGCCGGCCAAGCATTGGCTGCTTACCCAGCGGCTGGAGCACGCGCGCCGGTTGCTGGAAACCACGTCGAAGAAGGTGATAGACGTGGCGATGGAGTCCGGTTTCGGCAACGCCGCGCATTTTTCCGACAGCTTTCGCCGCCATTTCCAGATGACGCCCAGCGATGCCCGCCGCGGCGCGCTGTGCGCGCGCCGGCAGCCGGCGCCCATGTTCTGAGGAGACCAGGATGAATCTAGACGCCATCGTCGCCCAGATGGGCAGCCAGGTGGACCGCGTGTCCAACGACGCCGAAACCGCCATCCAG
This genomic window from Chromobacterium phragmitis contains:
- a CDS encoding lytic transglycosylase domain-containing protein, which produces MAKPALAWLMLALAWPAAAEPLRWYRVPAGASPPSAEAALPEPPPQERAALPYADLIAEAAAEHGLDPLLLHAVVSVESGYRADALSAKGARGLMQVMPATGLRFGKAELWEPRYNLQAGAAYLGWLLRRFGGRLELALAGYNAGEGAVRRHGDAIPPYAETRAYVVKVLDRYRQLRGGGIVFPAAPVHPLRPATDFDRLLRLLTGGPRRS
- a CDS encoding type III secretion protein, whose amino-acid sequence is MDLQWQRQAEHWLRLMDGRGAPGSARLTLRLGRDNCGLEALADGRAQLSLRRPLPEAERLPSLLRLLALLLPEAGDGAPQRAWLARGCLWLAATAPAGSGAERWAWLSRRQLQLMDRAAEGGHEAR
- the sctS gene encoding type III secretion system export apparatus subunit SctS — encoded protein: MGQAQVMQLASELLWLVLLLSLPVVLVASAVGLLVSLLQALTQIQDQTVAFLVKLVAACVTLALTHHWMGQALLRYAERSFSLISKMGG
- a CDS encoding EscU/YscU/HrcU family type III secretion system export apparatus switch protein — protein: MSEKTEQPTAKRIRDAREEGQVAKSQEINALVQLGVLLLWLAAEGPALYQGFGAALTLAAGDINLPLVDALQRSLELLAWLALRFVVGMAGMVALALTLTGLLQSGFLFAPKALHPSGERINPLSNIKQIFSMRNLFEFAKMLLKVGVLGLTFAYLIKRYAFSFAHLQQAGLAAGFAVCVQMGQWMWMILLAATAVFSVADYAMQHHQLRKQLMMSREDIKQEFKNAEGSPEIKHKRRELHREVQSGSLAGKVAQSSVVVRNPRHLAVCLRYQAGETPLPQVLAQGRDAMALHIVALAEARGVPVVENVPLARALVAATQPGDYIPQPLFRAVAQLLAMLREQAEAEGDGDG
- a CDS encoding EscV/YscV/HrcV family type III secretion system export apparatus protein, with product MKLDDWLRKLAGRQDVVLAAMLLLAIFMMIVPLPTLLVDVLIAVNLALSITLLMMAVYIREPMEFSAFPAVLLITTLYRLALTISTSRLILLQHDAGEIVYTFGSFAVGGSLAVGLIVFAIITVVQFIVITKGAERVAEVSARFSLDAMPGKQMSIDGDMRAGIIDAAQARQQRLLVQKESQLYGAMDGAMKFVKGDAIASIIVILVNIFGGIAVGVFMHEMSAGEAAATYAILSVGDGLIAQIPALLISIAAGIIVTRVPGETRQDLASELSGQILRQRRALWIVAAVLALFACLPGFPVAVFLGLAACVAGGAFWLSRRAARDGGAVAGTASPLAGPDADGGEAAPAIGAIPLLLRLHPELARDGALPRALAELRQQKLERLGLPLPDIAIQADAALPPRQFAFQLYQETVLTLELRPLLLADAAGGPLPQAAARDPLPFGGHQLQWAAPEQETSLAALGHVLHRDHQRIIHPLSLALDRYAAELIGVQEARYLMDQMEQRYSELVKELQRQLPVGRVADVLQRLVAEGISIRDLRAIFEALAEWAPREKDPVMLTEYARLALKRHIVGLYRRGQPWISAWVIGGHIEQMMRESIRQTSAGSYSALSPEENQAIVAQILASVERSGSACCALVTAIDVRRFVRKLIERELFHLPVLSFQEVGEEAELKVLGHVELIGEPDALA
- the sctT gene encoding type III secretion system export apparatus subunit SctT, with amino-acid sequence MAELERWWPLLGVALARPLGAMLLMPLFGPSMLGGTLIRNTLALMAAMPALPWLAGAALPNPMLAPGAYVWLLCGELAIGLLLGFSAALPFWAADAAGFVLDTLRGASMAGVLNPLLGGQSSPTGALLSQLLATLFLILGGFHAFLSALYASYLQLPPGAGWQWSSGFLPLLLREWRELYTLALGFALPAVVVMVLVDLALGLINRSVQQLNVFSLSMPIKSALALLMLIIALQFSLSGALDRFAGFDGGLARQLEPARP
- the sctR gene encoding type III secretion system export apparatus subunit SctR, with protein sequence MALADQSVQLILTLAVLSLMPLLVVMGTSFLKLAVVFSLLRNALGVQQIPPNIALYGLALILTLFIMAPVGLSVQARMAAAPGDAQASLLSRLSDDTLDPYRQFLKRHAAPAQQRFFRDAARKSWPEAARDRVSDDSLLLLMPAFAVSQLIEAFKIGLLLFLPFIAIDLIVSNVLLAMGMMMVSPMTVSLPFKLLVFVLAGGWDKLLGQLLLSYR